The Parashewanella tropica genome window below encodes:
- a CDS encoding NAD(P)-dependent oxidoreductase, with the protein MASDRKVDIQSHRLSDDEYQQNFSDVKPALTAYQAHIESNRCLYCEDAPCISACPTRINIPSFIQKIADNNTTGAAKTILEANILGGSCARVCPTEILCEGVCVRNKEPEYAPIKIGRLQRYALDNFNPDVHPFQRLPSSGKKVAIVGAGPAGMACAHHLARQGHSVVMFDKKPKAGGLNEYGIAHYKMQDDFAQKELEFILELGGIELKPDVALGQSLHLDTLRQEYDAVFLALGLNKCKKLGLEQEVQHGLENSLEYITDIRQAQDLAHIPVGNKVVVIGAGNTAVDIACQTKRLGAGQVTLVYRRGVANMSATDKELEFARQNDVAIITWARPVALVTNKKHQLTAIQFERTQLDDAGQLRSTQEHFELAADSVFKAIGQEFDSQCFSGSEAPDFSNNRIKVDTDYKTSLSNVWAGGDCIHHDGEDLTVQSVEHGKQAANSIHHYLEQ; encoded by the coding sequence ATGGCTAGTGATAGAAAGGTTGATATACAAAGTCATCGCTTAAGTGATGATGAATACCAACAAAATTTTTCAGATGTAAAACCAGCGCTGACGGCTTATCAGGCACATATTGAATCAAATCGATGTCTTTATTGTGAGGACGCGCCCTGCATTTCTGCCTGTCCAACCCGTATCAATATTCCCTCGTTCATTCAAAAAATTGCAGATAACAATACTACAGGGGCAGCTAAAACCATTCTTGAAGCCAATATTCTAGGAGGCAGTTGTGCCAGAGTTTGCCCTACCGAAATCTTGTGTGAAGGAGTATGTGTTCGCAATAAAGAACCTGAATATGCACCAATAAAAATTGGGCGTTTACAGCGTTATGCGTTAGATAATTTTAACCCCGATGTGCATCCATTTCAGCGACTTCCCAGTAGCGGGAAAAAAGTAGCGATTGTTGGGGCCGGACCAGCCGGAATGGCTTGTGCTCACCATTTAGCTCGGCAAGGGCATAGCGTGGTGATGTTTGATAAAAAGCCGAAAGCGGGAGGGTTGAATGAATACGGTATTGCCCATTACAAAATGCAAGATGATTTCGCTCAAAAAGAGCTGGAGTTCATTCTTGAACTTGGTGGGATTGAACTTAAACCCGATGTCGCACTCGGTCAATCTCTACATTTAGATACACTTCGGCAAGAATACGATGCGGTATTTCTCGCATTAGGATTGAACAAGTGTAAAAAGCTGGGCTTAGAACAAGAAGTACAGCATGGGCTGGAAAATAGCCTTGAGTATATTACTGACATTCGGCAAGCCCAAGATTTAGCTCATATACCTGTTGGAAATAAAGTCGTAGTAATCGGGGCTGGGAATACAGCAGTAGATATTGCCTGCCAAACCAAACGGTTAGGTGCAGGGCAGGTGACTTTAGTGTATCGCCGTGGGGTCGCTAATATGTCGGCCACTGATAAAGAGTTAGAGTTCGCTCGACAAAATGATGTGGCGATTATTACATGGGCAAGACCGGTTGCACTGGTAACAAATAAAAAGCATCAGCTTACCGCAATACAATTCGAGCGTACTCAACTTGATGACGCTGGGCAACTCCGGTCTACACAAGAGCATTTTGAGTTAGCCGCTGATTCAGTTTTTAAAGCCATAGGCCAAGAGTTTGATAGTCAGTGTTTTTCTGGTAGCGAAGCGCCTGATTTTAGCAATAACCGCATTAAAGTAGACACAGATTATAAAACCTCACTGAGTAATGTGTGGGCGGGTGGAGACTGTATTCATCACGATGGAGAAGATCTCACTGTGCAATCGGTTGAGCATGGAAAGCAAGCTGCAAACTCCATTCATCATTATTTAGAGCAATAA
- the preA gene encoding NAD-dependent dihydropyrimidine dehydrogenase subunit PreA: MADLSNNFIGIKSPNPFWLASAPPTDKAYNVYRAFEAGWGGVVWKTLGEDPEIVNVSSRYSAHKLQSGAILGINNIELVSDRPLQVNLDEIKQTKKDWPDRAVIVSLMVPCEEKNWQQMLQRVAETNCDGIELNFGCPHGMPERGMGAAVGQVPDYVEMVTAWCKKHTQLPVIVKLTPNITNILLSANAALKGGADAVSLINTINSITQIDLDTMAGAPAVGGKYTSGGYCGSAVKPIALNMVGQIARNSETSHLPMSGIGGVTTWKDAAEFIALGAGNVQVCTAAMLYGFKIINELCDGLSNWMDSKGYKNTEAFRGLAVPNLTDWKYLDLNYKIVANIDQNACIECGRCYSACEDTAHQAISMVTTETGSRKFEIIEPECVGCNLCQITCPVTNCITMEKREAGKPYMNWTQHPNNPFKG, encoded by the coding sequence ATGGCTGATCTTAGTAATAACTTTATTGGTATCAAGTCGCCAAATCCATTTTGGTTGGCCTCTGCACCTCCTACAGATAAAGCGTATAACGTTTATCGAGCATTCGAAGCGGGTTGGGGAGGCGTGGTTTGGAAAACTCTAGGTGAAGATCCAGAGATAGTGAATGTCAGCTCTCGCTATTCGGCGCATAAGCTGCAATCTGGTGCCATTTTAGGGATCAATAATATTGAGTTAGTCAGTGACAGACCACTGCAAGTCAATCTTGATGAAATCAAACAAACTAAGAAAGATTGGCCTGATAGAGCTGTGATTGTGTCGCTGATGGTGCCATGTGAAGAAAAAAATTGGCAACAGATGTTACAGCGTGTGGCTGAAACGAATTGTGATGGTATTGAGTTAAACTTTGGGTGCCCACATGGTATGCCTGAGCGCGGTATGGGCGCAGCAGTCGGACAAGTCCCTGATTACGTAGAAATGGTCACTGCTTGGTGTAAAAAGCATACTCAGCTGCCTGTTATTGTTAAGCTTACACCCAATATTACCAATATCTTATTATCTGCAAATGCGGCGCTTAAAGGTGGGGCCGATGCAGTGTCATTGATTAATACCATCAATTCCATCACCCAAATAGACTTAGATACCATGGCTGGCGCACCTGCTGTTGGCGGTAAATATACCAGTGGGGGGTACTGTGGCAGTGCAGTAAAACCCATTGCACTCAACATGGTGGGGCAGATTGCCCGAAACTCTGAAACCTCACACTTGCCTATGTCGGGTATTGGAGGTGTCACTACATGGAAAGATGCGGCTGAATTTATCGCATTAGGAGCTGGAAATGTTCAGGTCTGCACGGCTGCCATGCTTTATGGTTTTAAAATCATCAATGAATTATGTGATGGTCTATCCAATTGGATGGACAGCAAAGGTTATAAAAATACTGAAGCCTTTCGTGGTTTAGCCGTACCTAACTTAACCGATTGGAAATACCTAGATTTAAATTACAAAATTGTGGCAAATATCGATCAGAATGCCTGTATTGAATGTGGTCGCTGTTATTCCGCTTGTGAAGATACCGCTCATCAAGCGATCTCAATGGTGACAACAGAAACGGGTTCTCGTAAATTTGAAATCATTGAACCTGAGTGTGTAGGTTGCAATTTATGTCAAATCACTTGCCCTGTAACTAACTGCATTACCATGGAAAAGCGAGAAGCGGGTAAGCCTTATATGAATTGGACACAGCATCCGAATAACCCTTTTAAAGGCTAG